CGCTGGGACGGCGCGGCGCGTATGCGCATCTCGACGCCGGCAATCTCGACGGTCGATTCGTGCAGTCGAGCGGTGGGCGCGCGAGCACCTACGACCGATGGCTGCGCAAGGTGCTGACTGCGCAGACCAGATCGTCGGAAGACTTCGTCCTGCACTTCCAGCACAAGTACGACGGGAGGCTGCCTGTCTGGGTGATGACCGAGATCCTCGACTTCGGCTCGCTGAGCTATCTCTTCCAGGGCCTGAAGGTCGCCGACCGCAACGAGATCGCAGCACGGCTCGGAGTCGTCGATCGGCACGGTGACGGCAACGGCGCCGCTCTCGCCAACTGGCTGCGGGTGCTCAACTACCTCCGGAACGTCTGTGCCCATCATTCTCGGCTGTGGAACAGGAACCTGGTCGACCAGATCGCACCGAGTCATCTGCGTTCGATCCCCGATCTGCACCACCTGAGCGACCGCCGGGTGACGCACTTCCGCATCTATTCGACCCTGTGCATCATCGGGTTCCTGCTGGCGTGGATCGGACAACGGCCCGGTTGGGTGGTCCAGATCCAGACGCTGGTCACCGAGGAGTTCCCGGCGTGCGGGCGCGGCCTTCATGAGCTGGGGTTCG
This Kribbella sp. NBC_00482 DNA region includes the following protein-coding sequences:
- a CDS encoding Abi family protein, which translates into the protein MTTYTKPHLAFADQVGLLKSRGLIIDDEAEAEHLLSVIGYYRLSGYWYTYRRQRTDAPRDDDFVEGTNFRTVVRLYDADRRLKLAVLDAIERIEISVRVMIGFTLGRRGAYAHLDAGNLDGRFVQSSGGRASTYDRWLRKVLTAQTRSSEDFVLHFQHKYDGRLPVWVMTEILDFGSLSYLFQGLKVADRNEIAARLGVVDRHGDGNGAALANWLRVLNYLRNVCAHHSRLWNRNLVDQIAPSHLRSIPDLHHLSDRRVTHFRIYSTLCIIGFLLAWIGQRPGWVVQIQTLVTEEFPACGRGLHELGFAAGWSAERPWVGL